A single Pseudomonas putida DNA region contains:
- a CDS encoding efflux RND transporter periplasmic adaptor subunit, translating to MNRSFSKAALGVLPLSAALLLAGCNSAEDQAASPAALKVGYYEIQEAPLTLSTDLPGRTSAFRVAEVRPQVAGILERRLFTEGTEVKQGQQLYQIDPRTYLAQQARAEANLRSARNLAERYERLLKARAVSQQQHDDAVAAWKQAEADKRVADINVQYTKVLSPITGRIGRSAVTEGALVTDGQSAAMATVNQLDPIYVDVTQPITRILALKRAMKSGDLKTSGTDQAEVSLTLDDGSAYPLTGSLKFSEVSVDQGTGSVTLRAVFPNPERALLPGMFVHAQVKEGVRENAMLVPQQAIVRDSRGVATAWVITADNHVELRDLETVRTVGNAWLVDSGVRPGERVITEGLQFVQSDSVVEGQPASNVHVNTALTAN from the coding sequence ATGAACAGATCGTTTTCCAAGGCCGCGTTAGGGGTACTGCCTCTCTCTGCTGCATTGCTGTTGGCTGGGTGTAATTCTGCGGAAGATCAAGCTGCGAGCCCCGCAGCCCTGAAAGTGGGATATTACGAGATCCAGGAGGCGCCACTAACCCTCAGCACTGATCTTCCTGGACGCACATCCGCGTTTCGTGTCGCAGAAGTCCGCCCGCAAGTTGCAGGCATTCTGGAGCGCCGACTGTTTACAGAAGGGACTGAGGTCAAGCAGGGCCAGCAGCTCTATCAAATTGACCCGCGGACATATTTGGCTCAGCAAGCGCGAGCTGAGGCCAATCTGCGCAGTGCACGTAACCTTGCTGAGCGTTACGAGCGTCTGCTGAAAGCTCGCGCGGTAAGTCAGCAACAGCATGATGACGCCGTGGCTGCGTGGAAGCAGGCTGAAGCCGACAAGCGTGTAGCCGACATTAACGTCCAGTACACCAAAGTGCTTTCACCTATCACTGGCCGGATTGGCCGATCCGCTGTCACTGAAGGTGCGCTTGTGACTGACGGCCAGAGCGCTGCTATGGCAACGGTCAATCAGCTCGATCCGATCTATGTCGATGTCACTCAACCCATCACCCGCATCCTTGCCCTCAAGCGTGCAATGAAATCAGGTGATTTGAAGACCTCCGGCACAGACCAGGCTGAGGTCAGCCTCACTTTGGATGACGGCAGTGCCTACCCACTAACCGGTTCCTTGAAATTCTCCGAAGTGAGTGTTGACCAAGGCACCGGCTCGGTGACTTTGCGCGCCGTTTTCCCCAATCCTGAACGGGCTCTTTTGCCTGGAATGTTTGTTCATGCCCAGGTGAAAGAGGGGGTGCGGGAGAACGCGATGCTGGTGCCTCAGCAAGCCATTGTCAGGGACAGTAGGGGTGTCGCGACTGCATGGGTAATCACTGCCGACAATCATGTGGAGCTGCGCGATCTCGAGACTGTGCGAACCGTAGGGAACGCATGGCTCGTAGACAGTGGAGTGCGCCCAGGTGAGCGGGTTATTACCGAGGGGCTGCAGTTCGTTCAATCGGACTCGGTTGTCGAAGGACAGCCTGCATCGAACGTCCACGTAAACACCGCTTTGACGGCAAACTGA
- a CDS encoding MsnO8 family LLM class oxidoreductase, producing the protein MLTPLKLSILDYSPVDEGLLPVDALAASVRLAQCAEESGFKRFWVSEHHGAPATASNSPEILMSRVASATKTIRVGSGGVLLPNYSSLKIAENYQLLEALFPGRIDLGFGRAPGADRRTSMALNDEKSESIPYGRKVADLLGFVTGNHTPNSRYEGMRAHPETRDRPQPYVLGASGATAEVAAQAGLGFTFAHFINPRGDGPHAASAYRQAFKPTDFSNSPSVVVAVFVAVGETPEEAKDYAAAFHLWLTYAESASPFDRVPSIETTRAHRWSSDELAIRERNKGRLIYGTADHVVAQLRELADAYGTDEVMINLMMPGEVSRLKALTGITSSLRKSETQRVTFAQLSEHKEGVHEA; encoded by the coding sequence ATGTTGACGCCATTAAAGCTGAGCATTCTCGACTATTCCCCGGTGGATGAGGGGCTTCTCCCTGTCGATGCGCTGGCGGCTAGCGTGCGCCTGGCTCAGTGCGCGGAGGAAAGCGGATTCAAAAGGTTCTGGGTCTCGGAGCACCATGGTGCTCCAGCGACTGCCAGTAATTCCCCTGAAATCCTCATGTCGCGTGTCGCATCGGCAACCAAGACGATCAGGGTCGGTTCTGGTGGGGTACTGTTACCAAACTACAGCAGTTTGAAGATCGCAGAAAATTACCAGTTGCTTGAAGCGTTGTTCCCTGGCCGCATTGACCTTGGTTTCGGTCGTGCCCCTGGGGCTGACAGACGTACGAGCATGGCGCTCAATGATGAAAAAAGCGAGTCGATCCCATATGGCCGCAAAGTTGCCGATTTGCTCGGGTTCGTGACCGGTAACCACACGCCCAACTCGCGTTATGAGGGCATGCGCGCTCATCCAGAAACCCGCGACAGGCCTCAGCCCTATGTTTTAGGCGCTTCGGGCGCAACGGCGGAAGTCGCTGCGCAAGCCGGCTTGGGGTTCACCTTCGCCCATTTCATCAATCCTCGAGGCGATGGGCCGCATGCAGCTAGTGCGTATCGCCAAGCCTTTAAGCCGACTGACTTTTCAAATTCACCTTCGGTGGTCGTAGCGGTCTTTGTGGCTGTCGGAGAAACGCCAGAAGAGGCGAAGGATTATGCTGCTGCCTTCCACCTCTGGCTTACCTATGCAGAAAGCGCGAGCCCCTTTGATCGGGTGCCATCGATCGAGACTACGCGTGCACATCGCTGGTCTTCGGATGAGCTAGCGATCCGAGAGCGCAACAAAGGGCGGCTCATCTATGGGACAGCTGATCATGTCGTAGCTCAGCTACGTGAGCTGGCCGATGCCTATGGTACTGATGAGGTAATGATCAACCTCATGATGCCAGGTGAGGTGTCTCGGCTTAAAGCTCTGACTGGCATTACCAGCTCCTTGAGGAAAAGTGAGACGCAAAGGGTAACGTTCGCTCAGCTAAGTGAACACAAGGAAGGTGTGCATGAGGCCTGA
- a CDS encoding nuclear transport factor 2 family protein, with product MDSATQRLLDREEIRDLRTLYAHHLDSNNIQALDQVFSADAVVEVTVGKMEGIDAIRAGLNDAFKLYDRDQQGSYPFMHAITNHWIKLTGPDTAEGRCYLIDFETASKPDPNPLLLLGLYADEYKRINGEWRITRTRLEVVWPDRSSPQQASGQTEGA from the coding sequence ATGGACAGTGCTACCCAACGCCTTCTTGATCGTGAAGAAATCCGCGACCTCAGAACCCTTTATGCCCATCACCTGGACAGCAACAACATCCAAGCGCTCGACCAAGTTTTTTCAGCCGATGCAGTGGTAGAGGTTACTGTCGGAAAGATGGAAGGGATTGATGCGATTCGCGCCGGGCTGAACGACGCCTTCAAGCTCTACGACCGGGATCAGCAGGGCAGCTACCCCTTCATGCACGCGATCACCAACCATTGGATCAAGTTGACCGGGCCCGATACTGCTGAGGGGCGTTGCTATCTCATCGACTTCGAAACCGCTTCCAAGCCTGATCCAAACCCATTATTGCTCCTGGGCCTCTACGCCGATGAGTACAAACGTATCAATGGCGAATGGCGCATCACGCGTACTCGACTGGAAGTGGTATGGCCTGATCGGAGCAGCCCTCAGCAAGCATCCGGCCAAACGGAAGGAGCGTGA
- a CDS encoding nuclear transport factor 2 family protein has product MEQFSTEHSGSGNSQLRSAGMVYPGADGSHSTKSDKLKAAGQIASLRDEFFHGWRHGSWQSLNCSLTDDAVLRSSQHGEGRGLESWRRLLFEDALQLVWMRTSNHASVVGRDGRAASSSYVYGLLGHGEKRFLFGATVILRFESRDDDDRWFLARALIGVNWCKGDLALVEHWRKPPADTGWEPGESAPTIVSELDSPWADVGDVIPHEPEQAVRELYSKYSFAIDQGDIALLTDCYTNDAAGGFTPLGPLQGRHAIVGQLKSFRRLWPWMQHFADVVRVEFEPDGQYARMIVARIIPDRALDTQGKPLYGAHYQIRARREDDGEWRICWSDYRPGWFTHAELPEFEIGVTYA; this is encoded by the coding sequence ATGGAACAGTTTTCTACTGAGCACAGCGGCTCAGGCAATTCACAGCTGAGGAGCGCTGGGATGGTGTATCCAGGTGCAGACGGCAGTCATTCGACCAAGTCCGACAAGCTCAAAGCCGCAGGTCAAATTGCTTCGCTGCGTGATGAGTTTTTCCATGGATGGAGACATGGGAGCTGGCAGAGCCTGAACTGTTCGTTGACAGATGATGCGGTACTGAGGAGTAGCCAGCACGGAGAGGGTAGAGGCCTAGAAAGCTGGCGTCGGCTTCTCTTTGAGGACGCTCTTCAGTTGGTCTGGATGCGCACCAGTAATCATGCCTCGGTGGTTGGGAGAGACGGGCGAGCAGCCAGCAGTTCCTATGTCTACGGCCTGTTAGGGCACGGAGAGAAGCGCTTTCTGTTTGGGGCCACGGTGATACTGCGGTTTGAGTCTCGAGATGACGATGATCGCTGGTTCCTGGCTCGCGCACTCATTGGGGTGAACTGGTGCAAGGGTGATCTTGCATTGGTTGAGCACTGGCGCAAGCCGCCGGCGGACACCGGCTGGGAGCCAGGAGAAAGTGCCCCAACCATTGTTAGCGAATTGGATTCGCCATGGGCGGATGTAGGCGATGTTATCCCACATGAGCCAGAACAAGCGGTGCGCGAGCTCTATAGCAAATACTCCTTCGCCATCGACCAGGGGGATATTGCCTTGCTGACTGATTGCTATACCAACGACGCCGCAGGAGGTTTCACGCCTCTGGGGCCGTTGCAGGGCCGGCACGCGATCGTTGGCCAGCTAAAAAGCTTTCGACGCCTCTGGCCCTGGATGCAGCACTTTGCAGATGTCGTGCGAGTGGAGTTCGAACCCGATGGCCAGTATGCGCGAATGATCGTTGCTCGAATCATTCCCGACAGGGCATTGGATACGCAGGGCAAACCTTTGTACGGCGCGCACTACCAGATCCGGGCTCGGCGTGAGGATGATGGGGAGTGGCGAATCTGCTGGAGCGATTACCGGCCAGGTTGGTTTACCCACGCAGAGCTACCTGAATTCGAAATTGGCGTCACGTACGCCTGA
- a CDS encoding membrane-bound PQQ-dependent dehydrogenase, glucose/quinate/shikimate family: MQFQKNVTDEVNSLNLSKLPLWFGGLLLVLALPLLAGGLYLAWLGGSFFYLLTGVILAVASYGFFKRRKLGVWAYLLLTVATILWSIYEVGIQFWPLVPRLAGILLLLVPVCLLAPKVGFVGRRRAWGGAAGLTAVVLVAGFVAMFFPHGVIKGTARPPLAGGASDSAVNGNWQHYGRTPTGTRFAPLEQITPENVSNLEVAWTFRTGEIADVGSENQNTPVQVGDTLFICTPLNKVFAVDANTGKEIWRYDAKVENLKVWNRCRGVSYYDATEVSDTVRNASAVVQDCPQRVILSTLDSRLIALDAKTGKLCQSFGSNGQVSLQVGMGEIKPTYYMGTSPVTVAGNLLVVGGWVYDNLETNEPSGVIRAFNAATGALEWAWDLGNPAITKYPPEGQTYTRGTPNMWSTAAYDSKRGLLFIPLGNSTPDFWGGHRTDAANRYASSVVALDYKTGRERWAYQTVHHDIWDYDIPAQPALYDVSDGKGGSVPALIQTTKTGNIFMLNRETGKPIADVVERGVPQQELAGDKTAPTQPHSVGMPYIGQEKLTESDMWGATIYDQLLCRIQFKSLRYDGAFTPPGTTASLQHPGNFGGMNWGSVSINEDTGTMVVNDIRIPLRVQLVPSEHHEIAGNGKPHSEFAPMRGTPFVLTNSSFVSPIDVPCQAPPYGTVTGIDLNTRQIIWQRPAGTVQDTAIAGVKVRAPFPIGMPTIGGTVSTRSGLVFFAGTQDYFLRAYDQGTGEELWKARMPVGSQATPMTFVSPSSNRQFVVVSAGGARSSMDRSDLLIAYALPKK; the protein is encoded by the coding sequence ATGCAATTCCAGAAAAATGTCACTGATGAAGTGAATTCCTTGAATCTGTCTAAATTACCGCTTTGGTTCGGTGGGCTACTGCTTGTGCTCGCCCTGCCTCTTTTGGCTGGTGGGCTGTATCTGGCCTGGCTGGGTGGTTCTTTCTTTTACCTTCTCACTGGGGTGATTCTTGCGGTTGCCTCCTATGGCTTCTTCAAAAGACGTAAGCTAGGGGTCTGGGCTTATCTGCTCCTGACGGTGGCTACCATCCTTTGGTCAATTTACGAAGTAGGTATCCAATTTTGGCCGTTAGTGCCAAGACTGGCGGGTATCCTGCTGCTTCTCGTCCCCGTGTGCCTGCTGGCCCCTAAGGTGGGATTTGTGGGCAGGAGGAGGGCGTGGGGAGGGGCTGCCGGCTTGACAGCAGTTGTGTTGGTTGCCGGCTTTGTTGCAATGTTCTTCCCGCACGGAGTGATCAAAGGCACCGCGCGTCCACCTTTGGCTGGTGGAGCATCAGACTCAGCAGTGAACGGCAACTGGCAGCACTACGGGCGCACTCCGACAGGGACGCGTTTCGCACCGCTTGAGCAAATTACTCCAGAGAACGTGTCCAACCTGGAAGTCGCTTGGACGTTCCGTACTGGCGAGATAGCAGACGTTGGTTCTGAAAACCAGAACACGCCCGTACAGGTCGGTGACACTCTCTTTATCTGCACACCGCTGAACAAAGTGTTTGCCGTCGATGCAAATACCGGTAAAGAAATCTGGCGCTACGATGCGAAGGTGGAAAACCTAAAGGTCTGGAATCGTTGCCGTGGCGTCAGTTATTACGACGCGACTGAAGTATCGGACACTGTGCGAAACGCTTCGGCTGTTGTACAGGATTGCCCCCAGCGCGTGATCCTTTCGACGCTCGACTCACGATTGATCGCCCTAGATGCCAAGACCGGTAAGCTTTGCCAGAGCTTTGGCAGCAACGGGCAGGTTAGCCTGCAAGTAGGCATGGGTGAGATCAAGCCTACGTACTATATGGGTACGTCTCCAGTCACGGTAGCGGGTAATCTGCTGGTAGTTGGCGGTTGGGTATATGACAACCTGGAAACCAATGAGCCTTCGGGTGTTATCAGGGCCTTTAATGCGGCGACCGGCGCATTGGAGTGGGCGTGGGATCTGGGTAACCCGGCGATCACGAAGTATCCACCGGAGGGGCAGACCTACACCCGCGGTACGCCCAACATGTGGTCGACGGCCGCCTACGATTCGAAACGTGGCCTGCTCTTCATCCCGCTGGGGAACTCAACACCCGATTTTTGGGGTGGCCATCGTACGGATGCTGCGAATCGCTATGCTTCGTCGGTTGTGGCTCTCGACTACAAGACTGGGCGGGAGCGTTGGGCTTACCAGACCGTGCACCATGACATCTGGGACTACGATATCCCTGCCCAACCTGCCTTGTATGACGTCTCGGACGGTAAGGGCGGAAGCGTCCCAGCGCTGATCCAGACAACCAAAACCGGCAACATTTTCATGCTCAACCGGGAGACGGGGAAGCCGATTGCCGATGTGGTCGAGCGCGGTGTGCCTCAGCAGGAACTGGCCGGAGACAAGACCGCTCCTACCCAGCCCCATTCAGTGGGTATGCCCTACATCGGTCAGGAGAAGCTTACTGAGTCCGACATGTGGGGGGCGACCATCTACGATCAGCTCTTGTGCCGAATCCAATTCAAATCCCTGCGGTACGATGGTGCGTTCACACCTCCAGGTACCACTGCAAGCTTGCAGCATCCGGGCAACTTCGGAGGGATGAACTGGGGGAGTGTGTCGATCAACGAAGATACCGGGACAATGGTCGTCAATGACATTCGCATCCCGCTTCGAGTGCAGCTTGTACCTAGCGAGCATCACGAGATTGCCGGCAATGGCAAACCGCATTCCGAGTTTGCTCCTATGCGCGGGACGCCTTTTGTGCTGACCAACTCGTCGTTTGTCTCTCCCATCGATGTGCCATGCCAAGCTCCACCCTATGGCACCGTCACTGGTATCGATCTGAATACTCGCCAGATCATCTGGCAGCGGCCTGCTGGCACTGTTCAAGACACGGCAATCGCTGGAGTGAAAGTCCGAGCCCCTTTCCCGATAGGTATGCCGACTATCGGCGGTACCGTCTCTACTCGATCAGGGTTGGTCTTCTTCGCGGGTACTCAGGACTATTTCCTGCGAGCTTACGATCAGGGGACTGGTGAGGAGCTCTGGAAAGCACGTATGCCCGTGGGCTCACAGGCTACTCCGATGACATTCGTTTCTCCGTCGAGCAACCGGCAGTTCGTTGTTGTCAGTGCTGGAGGGGCACGGAGTTCCATGGATCGAAGCGATTTGCTGATTGCCTACGCGCTTCCTAAGAAGTAG
- a CDS encoding aldehyde dehydrogenase family protein — protein sequence MPAQNLIDLSRPDITPETTSFLGKAHRLFIGGQWSDALSGERRKVFDPATGMIIAEVADGDQADVEKAVLAARKSFDTGAWRKLSGSEKSKVLWRIGDLIDKYSQELAELEVLDEGSPYGIVKDAYVRNSAEHFRYYSGWCTKLNGLSVPVGLAGEWHAYTTHEPVGVVGQIIPWNVPLLMAAWKLAPALAAGCSIVLKPAEDTPLTALRLAAICEEAGLPAGTLNVVTGDGRCGAALVNSPLVDKIAFTGSTATGKAIAAEAAKTLKRVTLELGGKSPVIVFPDADLSTAIPGVAQAVMLNSGQACTAGSRLYIHEDVYDDVINGVAEFVSQMKLGHGLNRATQLGPLISQRQLGRVSDLVRAGVSEGARVVCGASEVGGDGFFYKPTLLADVKPGMTVYHEEIFGPVISAMKISTQSLDDLAREANNTEYGLAASIWTQNVSQAHALAARIRAGIIWVNSHNQIDPSLPFGGFKESGIGREMGLSGLEHYTETKSVAVLLKS from the coding sequence ATGCCTGCGCAGAACTTGATCGACCTCTCACGTCCAGACATCACGCCTGAGACCACCAGCTTTTTGGGAAAAGCCCATCGACTCTTCATTGGTGGGCAATGGAGTGACGCCCTGAGCGGTGAGAGAAGAAAGGTGTTCGACCCCGCCACTGGAATGATCATCGCCGAAGTGGCTGATGGTGACCAAGCGGACGTGGAGAAGGCGGTTCTCGCCGCTCGCAAATCTTTCGATACTGGAGCGTGGCGCAAGCTTTCTGGGTCGGAGAAAAGCAAGGTGCTTTGGCGAATTGGAGATCTGATCGACAAATATTCGCAGGAGCTAGCGGAGCTCGAGGTACTTGATGAAGGCTCCCCTTACGGAATCGTCAAGGACGCTTACGTTCGCAACTCCGCAGAGCATTTCCGCTACTACTCGGGATGGTGCACCAAACTCAATGGGTTGTCGGTGCCGGTGGGGCTAGCCGGTGAGTGGCATGCTTACACAACCCATGAGCCTGTGGGGGTGGTGGGCCAGATTATTCCCTGGAACGTCCCACTGTTGATGGCTGCTTGGAAGCTGGCGCCTGCATTGGCTGCCGGTTGTTCAATTGTGCTCAAGCCCGCTGAAGATACCCCGCTGACCGCTTTGCGTTTGGCCGCCATCTGCGAGGAAGCCGGCTTGCCTGCTGGGACGCTGAACGTAGTCACCGGCGACGGACGTTGCGGTGCTGCGCTGGTTAACAGTCCTCTAGTGGACAAAATTGCGTTCACGGGCAGTACGGCAACAGGTAAAGCGATCGCTGCAGAAGCCGCAAAAACCCTCAAACGAGTGACGCTTGAGCTTGGCGGCAAGAGCCCAGTCATTGTGTTCCCTGATGCCGACTTATCCACCGCGATCCCTGGTGTCGCCCAGGCGGTGATGCTAAACAGTGGCCAGGCATGTACAGCGGGTTCACGGCTTTATATCCATGAAGATGTCTACGATGACGTCATCAACGGCGTGGCTGAGTTCGTTTCACAAATGAAGCTTGGGCACGGACTCAATCGCGCTACACAATTGGGCCCCCTGATTTCTCAGCGTCAACTTGGGCGTGTGAGCGATCTCGTTCGGGCGGGAGTAAGTGAGGGCGCGAGAGTCGTCTGTGGGGCAAGTGAGGTAGGCGGCGATGGCTTTTTCTATAAGCCGACACTGTTGGCAGACGTAAAGCCGGGTATGACCGTCTACCACGAAGAGATTTTTGGCCCAGTGATCTCAGCGATGAAAATTTCGACTCAGAGCTTGGACGACCTGGCCCGCGAGGCTAACAACACAGAGTACGGTCTGGCAGCCAGCATCTGGACTCAAAATGTCAGTCAGGCGCATGCACTCGCTGCACGCATCCGTGCAGGAATTATCTGGGTGAACAGTCATAACCAGATTGATCCTTCCCTGCCTTTCGGTGGCTTTAAAGAATCCGGAATCGGCCGGGAAATGGGCCTCAGTGGCCTCGAGCACTACACCGAGACGAAATCCGTAGCGGTGCTGCTCAAGAGCTGA
- a CDS encoding alkene reductase — MTLLTPYDLAGTPLTSRVVMAPMTRSRAKDTVPNASTAEYYRQRAGAGLLITEGAQISQEGQGYLFTPGIFSPQQVTGWKNVTDEVHELGGKIFIQLWHVGRISHTSLQPNGDNPVSSVDTLAESTTCYGYNADGEPSQVQVTRPRALPTAEVARVSQDFVNAAENAILAGFDGVEIHGANGYIFEQFINGGLNTRTDQYGGSIENRLRFLLETVDLISAAIGSHRVGLRVAPFGRLSAMPAFSDERETWLAAAAALSSRNLAYLHLSDQDSLCGNLMNRDFLREFRNAYEGTLMFAGSLTQETAQTMLEEGLIDLAAFGRPFISNPDLVDRFRRRLPLTPFDRATFYGGGDEGYIDYPPYGGHD, encoded by the coding sequence ATGACGCTGCTAACTCCATATGATCTTGCTGGCACTCCATTGACCTCCCGCGTCGTCATGGCGCCAATGACTAGATCAAGGGCTAAGGATACGGTGCCGAATGCTAGTACCGCTGAGTACTACCGTCAGCGAGCCGGTGCAGGCTTGCTCATCACTGAGGGTGCTCAGATTTCTCAAGAGGGGCAGGGCTACCTTTTCACCCCAGGTATCTTCTCCCCGCAGCAAGTGACGGGCTGGAAGAATGTCACCGACGAAGTTCACGAACTGGGCGGTAAGATTTTCATCCAGCTCTGGCATGTCGGCCGGATCTCTCATACCTCCCTACAGCCTAACGGGGACAATCCGGTTTCTTCAGTTGATACCTTGGCAGAGAGCACAACATGCTACGGTTACAACGCCGATGGCGAACCGAGTCAGGTTCAAGTCACACGGCCGCGTGCTCTGCCCACGGCAGAGGTTGCTCGGGTGTCGCAAGATTTCGTCAACGCAGCTGAAAATGCGATCCTCGCAGGTTTTGATGGGGTCGAGATCCATGGTGCTAATGGCTATATCTTTGAGCAGTTCATCAATGGCGGATTGAACACTCGCACAGACCAGTATGGCGGTAGCATTGAGAACAGGTTGCGATTCCTGCTTGAGACAGTCGATCTGATCTCCGCCGCGATCGGCAGCCACCGTGTTGGGCTGCGGGTGGCCCCGTTTGGTCGCTTGTCTGCGATGCCGGCATTTTCCGATGAGCGCGAAACGTGGTTGGCCGCTGCTGCCGCGCTGAGCTCGCGAAATCTTGCGTACCTCCACCTTAGCGACCAGGACTCCCTTTGTGGAAACCTGATGAATCGTGACTTTCTACGAGAGTTCCGAAACGCCTACGAGGGTACATTGATGTTTGCCGGCTCGCTCACTCAGGAAACCGCGCAAACTATGCTTGAGGAAGGGCTTATAGATCTCGCTGCGTTTGGACGTCCGTTCATTTCTAACCCTGATTTGGTTGATCGATTTAGGCGGCGGCTACCGCTCACTCCGTTTGATCGGGCGACTTTCTACGGGGGAGGAGATGAAGGGTACATCGACTATCCGCCTTACGGTGGGCACGACTGA
- a CDS encoding nuclear transport factor 2 family protein, with protein MSPQHFSLEQRLERLEDREKIKELKFRYAYHLDNGYDPEKVAGLFAEDGEWIIKGVGGDVRGQRAIKEHCKNLSRGISWSQHDIFAPRIELSAEGDRAVAHFNLVCLLTMRNEKADSEGEAFLLAGNYTDHLVKVNGEWLFQSMTGTIEQSSPWTKGWVEAPFKKESW; from the coding sequence ATGTCGCCACAACACTTTAGTCTCGAGCAGCGTCTTGAACGGCTCGAAGACCGCGAAAAAATCAAAGAACTGAAATTTCGATATGCCTACCATTTAGATAATGGCTACGATCCTGAAAAAGTCGCCGGACTCTTTGCCGAGGACGGGGAGTGGATTATTAAAGGTGTGGGCGGTGATGTTCGCGGTCAGCGTGCAATTAAAGAGCACTGTAAGAATTTGAGTCGTGGTATTTCGTGGAGTCAGCACGATATATTCGCCCCACGTATTGAACTTAGCGCCGAAGGTGATCGAGCTGTCGCTCACTTCAATCTTGTCTGTCTGCTGACCATGCGAAACGAAAAGGCCGACTCTGAGGGCGAAGCGTTCTTACTCGCCGGTAACTACACGGATCACTTGGTCAAGGTGAACGGTGAGTGGCTCTTCCAATCCATGACAGGGACTATCGAGCAGTCATCACCTTGGACGAAGGGCTGGGTTGAAGCACCTTTCAAAAAAGAGTCTTGGTAA